Genomic segment of Streptomyces zhihengii:
GAGCGGCTGGCGGCCCTGCGCGCCGGCACCGAGGCGATGGAGCTCGCGGGCCTCGCCTGAGCGCGGAAAGCTCTGCGGCCGTGGTGGGGGCTCGGGGGTCTTCCCCGCCACGGCCGTCACCCCGTACAACGCGTGAGGCGGCCATCGGTCACTCCCCGGCCACCACCGGACACATCCCCCGTTCGGGTGAGCCGTTCCCCCTCCCGTGTTGCCCCCCGGGGCGTCCCGCATTTGACTCGTTGGCGGCGGACGCCCTGTGAGGAGGTGGCAGAGATGCTCTCGGCACGCAGTCTTTTCCAGGAGATCATCGACAGCGACGACAGCTACCGGCTGTTCTGCTCGATCGCGGCCAGCGGCGAGGCCCAGGGCGGCTGGGAGAACGCCCGCATCGCCGCCCTCGTGCCCGGGAGCATGCGGGGTCTCGTCCCCAAGATCACACGGCACGGCGCCGACGAGGACAAGCACGGGCGGATCTTCAACGGTCTGCTGCGCAAGCGGCACCTCGACCCCGTCCCCGTCCCGCCGGAGACCGACTACACGATGCTCCTGGAGCGGGAGGGCATCGGACTCGCGCACGACAAGCTGCGCGGCGACGAGCCCCTCACCGAGGAGGACATCGTCGTCTACCTGTCCCACAGCCGGGTCACCGAGCAGCGGGCCGCCGACCAGATGGACATGCTGGTCACCTACTTCGGCGACCACCCCGAGGTCGGCAACGCGATCCGGCAGATCTCCGGCGACGAGGACAACCACCTGGCCTACTGCCACGAGGAGTTGCTCCGGCTCGCCGCCGAGGGGCACGGCCGCACCATCCAGCGGGTGCTGCGCGAGAGCGCCCTCGCCGAGATCCGGGTCTACCGCGACGTCAGCCTCGCCGTCATGAGCCACATGGGACGGCTGCTGCACTGGCCGAAGGCCAAGTCAGCCGTCCTGGCCGCCGGCATCCACGCGATGTACGCGTACGAGCGGTTCGGCGGCTGGCACCGCATGGTCTCCCTCACCATGCCCGAGCGCCGCGGCGCGCTCGACGGGCCGCCCACCCCCGCCCCCGCGCTCTGACGGCGGTGACCCCGCCCGGCTCCGGGCACCGCGGCGGTCACAGCCAGCCGCGGTGCTTGAACAGCCGGTACAGCCCCACCACGGCGCCGGCCATCAGCAGCACCACCGCCGGATAGGCCCACGGCCACCGCAGCTCCGGCATGTGCTCGAAGTTCATCCCGTAGACGCCCGCGACCATCGTGGGCACCGCGGCCATCGCCGCCCAGGCCGAGATCTTGCGCATGTCGTCGTTCTGCCGCACCCCGGTCTGGGCGAGATGGGCGGACAGGATGTCCGAGACCAGCCGGTCGAGCCCCTCCACCTGCTCGTTCGCCCGGGTCAGATGGTCGCTCACGTCCCGGAAGAACGGCTGCGAGTGCTCGTGCACGAACGGCACCCCGGTGCCCGTGAGCCGGGCCATCGGCGCGGCCAGCGGACCGGCCGCCCGGCGGAACTCCAGCACCTGCCGCTTGAAGGTGTAGATCCGGGCTGCCATGTTCCTGGTGTCCCGCGCCCCCGGCGCGAACACCTCCGTCTCCATCTCCTCCAGGTCCACCTGGAGTTCGGCGGCGATCTCGATGTAGTGGTCGACCACCGCGTCGCTGATCGCGTACAGCACGGACGTCGGGCCGTGGCGCAGCACCGCGGGCTCCGCCTCCAGGCGCTGCCGCACGTCGTGCAGCGGGGCCCCCACGCCGTGGCGCACGGTCACGACGAACGAGTCGCCTATGAAGACCATCAGTTCACCGGCGCTGACGGTGTCGCTGCGCGGCTCGTAGACCACCGGCTTGAGCACCACGAAGAGCGAGTCGTCGTAGACCTCCAGCTTGGGCCGCTGGTGGGCCTTCAGGGCGTCCTCGACCGCGAGGGGGTGCAGCCCGAACTCCTCGGAGACGTGCGCGAACTCGTCCTCGGTCGGCTCGTGCAGCCCGATCCAGAGGAACGCGTCACCCGACGCCCGGGCCTGGCCGAGGGCGTCCGAGAAGTCCGACGGGCCCTCGGTGCGGCGCCCGTCGCGGTAGATGGCACAGTCCACGATCACGGCCAGCATCTTCCCTGAGGTCAGGGCGCCCACACCACCCGTCGCGGGGGGGGGGGCCGGGCGCCCCCCCCCCCCCCCCCGCGCCTCCTTGTGTTTTCGGCCGCCGACATCGCGCCACCGGCTCGCCCCGGCGTCAACAGCCCGTCTCTGACCGGGATATGCTCCCGCCCGTCGTCATATGATCTTTCCCGTTCGATTCTGAGGATGCTGATGGTTCGACAGGGAACGTCGACCGGAAGTCCGCGGCCGAGGTCCGGCCTCGTGTGGCAACTGCCCGTTGCCGCGACCGTCGCCGCCGCGATCGTGGCCGTCTTCCTGGTCTCCGCATCGGCCCGCACGCCCGTCGTGATCGTCTCCGCGGTGACCGTGGTCGCCGTCGGTCTGGCCTGCGCGGAGGTGGTGCGGCGCGGCCAGGTGATCGCCGAGCTCCGCGACCGGCTCGCCGCGCAGGAGGCGGAGAACGCCCGCCAGTCGGCCGAGACCAGCCGTCTCGCCGGCGAACTGCTGCCCCATGTGGTGGGTGAACTCCGCAAGGGCGCCTTCCCCGAGGACGTGCTCGCCTCGCTCGACGTCTCGGCCGAGCACCGCGCGGTGCTGCGCTCCGTGGTCGACGCGGTGAGCGCCGAGGAGGACCTGCGCGGATCCGCGCAGCGCGCCTTCGTGAACATCGCCCGCCGCGTGCAGGCCATCGTCCACCAGCAGGCCCAGGAGCTGCGGGAGATGGAGGACCGGCACGGCCGGACCCCCGAGGTCTTCGGCGACCTGCTGCGCATCGACCACGGCACCGCGCTGATCGGCCGGCTGGCCGACTCCATCGCCGTGCTCGGCGGCGCGCGCCCCGGGCGCCAGTGGAGCAAGTCCGTCCCGCTGTACAGCGTCATGCGCGGCGCGATGTCCCGCATCATCGACTACCAGCGCGTCGAGCTGCACACCGTGTCGGAGGTGGCCGTCGTCGGCTCCGCCGTCGAGCCGCTCATCCACGCCCTGTCGGAGCTGCTGGACAACGCCACCCGCTACTCGCCGCCGCAGACCCGGGTCCATCTCACCGCGGTGGACGTCCAGTCGGGCATCGCCATCGAGATCGAGGACGGCGGCGTCAGCATGAGCGAGGAGGCCCGCCAGCGGGCCGAGCGGATGCTCCGCCAGGCCCAGCAGGGCATCGACGTCAACGACCTGGGCGAGACCCCCCGCCTGGGCCTCGCGGTGGTCGGCCGGCTGGCGCAGGCGTACGGCTTCCAGGTCTCGCTGCGCTCGTCCGCCTACGGCGGCGTGCGTGCCGTCCTCGTCGTGCCGCAGGACCTGATCACCACCTCCGCGTCGGCCACCGGTCTGGCGCACGGCATCGGCACGGCGTCCGGCCCCCGGGCCACCGGTTCCGCCCCCGCCCCGGCCCCCCTGCCGCCCCGGGCGCCCGCCCCCGCGCGGCCGCAGCGGGAGGCCACGGGCCCGAGCCAGCCACTCCCCCGGGACGAGGAGGCACTCACGGTGACGGAGCGGACGGCGGGCGGGCTGCCCCAGCGGCGCCGCAAGTCACGTGTCAGTGCCCCTGCCGAAGCATTCGCAGCCCACCCGACCGCACCGGAGCCCGAGCCGGAAGCCGAACCGGCGGTGCAGCCCGGCA
This window contains:
- a CDS encoding ferritin-like domain-containing protein, whose protein sequence is MLSARSLFQEIIDSDDSYRLFCSIAASGEAQGGWENARIAALVPGSMRGLVPKITRHGADEDKHGRIFNGLLRKRHLDPVPVPPETDYTMLLEREGIGLAHDKLRGDEPLTEEDIVVYLSHSRVTEQRAADQMDMLVTYFGDHPEVGNAIRQISGDEDNHLAYCHEELLRLAAEGHGRTIQRVLRESALAEIRVYRDVSLAVMSHMGRLLHWPKAKSAVLAAGIHAMYAYERFGGWHRMVSLTMPERRGALDGPPTPAPAL
- the corA gene encoding magnesium/cobalt transporter CorA is translated as MLAVIVDCAIYRDGRRTEGPSDFSDALGQARASGDAFLWIGLHEPTEDEFAHVSEEFGLHPLAVEDALKAHQRPKLEVYDDSLFVVLKPVVYEPRSDTVSAGELMVFIGDSFVVTVRHGVGAPLHDVRQRLEAEPAVLRHGPTSVLYAISDAVVDHYIEIAAELQVDLEEMETEVFAPGARDTRNMAARIYTFKRQVLEFRRAAGPLAAPMARLTGTGVPFVHEHSQPFFRDVSDHLTRANEQVEGLDRLVSDILSAHLAQTGVRQNDDMRKISAWAAMAAVPTMVAGVYGMNFEHMPELRWPWAYPAVVLLMAGAVVGLYRLFKHRGWL
- a CDS encoding sensor histidine kinase; the encoded protein is MVRQGTSTGSPRPRSGLVWQLPVAATVAAAIVAVFLVSASARTPVVIVSAVTVVAVGLACAEVVRRGQVIAELRDRLAAQEAENARQSAETSRLAGELLPHVVGELRKGAFPEDVLASLDVSAEHRAVLRSVVDAVSAEEDLRGSAQRAFVNIARRVQAIVHQQAQELREMEDRHGRTPEVFGDLLRIDHGTALIGRLADSIAVLGGARPGRQWSKSVPLYSVMRGAMSRIIDYQRVELHTVSEVAVVGSAVEPLIHALSELLDNATRYSPPQTRVHLTAVDVQSGIAIEIEDGGVSMSEEARQRAERMLRQAQQGIDVNDLGETPRLGLAVVGRLAQAYGFQVSLRSSAYGGVRAVLVVPQDLITTSASATGLAHGIGTASGPRATGSAPAPAPLPPRAPAPARPQREATGPSQPLPRDEEALTVTERTAGGLPQRRRKSRVSAPAEAFAAHPTAPEPEPEAEPAVQPGMWLAAFQNGLSGDTSKTNNGNEQP